Proteins found in one Triticum urartu cultivar G1812 chromosome 4, Tu2.1, whole genome shotgun sequence genomic segment:
- the LOC125553305 gene encoding membrane protein PM19L-like has product MAGVGRNMVAPLLVLNLIMYLIVIGFASWNLNHFINGLTNRPGVGGNGATFYFLVFAILAGVVGAASKLAGVHHVRTWRGDSLATSASSSLVAWAITALAFGLACKEIHIGGYRGWRLRVLEAFVIILMFTQLLYVLALHSGLFGNQFGGNHGGGYPAEHAYGAGVGDPHNKGMGMGTGGVARV; this is encoded by the coding sequence ATGGCGGGCGTGGGTCGTAACATGGTGGCGCCGCTGCTGGTGCTGAACCTCATCATGTATCTCATCGTCATCGGCTTCGCCAGCTGGAACCTCAACCACTTCATCAACGGCCTCACCAACCGTCCGGGCGTCGGCGGCAACGGCGCAACCTTCTACTTCCTCGTCTTCGCCATCCTCGCCGGGGTCGTGGGCGCCGCATCCAAGCTCGCCGGCGTGCACCACGTCCGCACCTGGCGCGGCGACAGCCTCGCCACCTCCGCGTCCTCCTCGCTGGTGGCCTGGGCGATCACCGCCTTGGCGTTCGGGCTGGCGTGCAAGGAGATCCACATCGGCGGGTACCGCGGGTGGCGGCTCAGGGTGCTGGAGGCGTTCGTGATTATTCTCATGTTCACGCAGCTGCTGTACGTGCTGGCGCTGCACTCGGGCCTCTTCGGGAACCAGTTCGGTGGTAACCATGGTGGTGGGTATCCGGCGGAGCACGCGTACGGCGCAGGCGTCGGCGACCCGCACAACAAGGGCATGGGCATGGGCACCGGCGGGGTCGCCAGGGTCTGA